The following are from one region of the Candidatus Shapirobacteria bacterium genome:
- a CDS encoding Ig-like domain-containing protein: MKQVFGYIVILLVFVFVGRSDAFASGFNLKSIGNSETGGRQITKWWYTGSQPAFKGEATPGAEVVVTIDGNAMQINADSSGNWSFTPTEPLTVGGHEVTIASGGSTISFSLSMGTDGVDWNSVESGGAATLPASGTTFPTVLGIGLAMAATIGGAKLYRRM; this comes from the coding sequence ATGAAACAGGTGTTTGGGTATATTGTTATTTTGTTGGTTTTTGTGTTTGTGGGAAGAAGTGACGCATTTGCATCAGGTTTTAATCTTAAATCGATTGGAAATTCGGAAACGGGGGGTAGGCAAATTACGAAATGGTGGTACACGGGTTCACAACCGGCTTTCAAGGGTGAGGCTACTCCCGGAGCTGAAGTGGTGGTGACGATTGACGGCAATGCTATGCAGATTAATGCTGACTCCTCCGGTAATTGGTCATTTACACCGACAGAACCATTAACCGTCGGAGGTCATGAGGTGACAATCGCTAGCGGAGGGTCAACAATTAGTTTTAGCCTGTCCATGGGAACCGATGGGGTAGACTGGAATTCAGTCGAAAGTGGGGGGGCGGCTACTTTACCGGCCTCGGGGACCACATTTCCTACGGTTTTGGGTATCGGACTGGCGATGGCAGCCACGATTGGAGGGGCTAAATTGTACCGTAGGATGTGA
- a CDS encoding alanine--tRNA ligase, producing MNAQDLKNKFVAFFVDKNHKEIPSSRLVPENDPTTLFVSAGIQPLVPYFLGKEHPSGSRLVNVQKCVRTGDIEEVGDPIHHTFFEMLGNWSLGDYFKDEMIPWSFVFLTKDLNISINNLAVSCFLGDSDAPKDEETAKLWTEQGVPPSRIAFLPKSNNWWGPPGVTGPCGTDTEMFYWTGSDPAPDIFNPEDSRWVEIWNDVLIQYFKNDQGKYEKLIQNNIDTGMGVERTIAILNGFADNYQTDIWQPIIKKIEELTKLQYGDKTDDFYMKDNKQCWVDVRKSMRIIADHIRSAVFIMADGVEPSNKESGYVLRRLIRRAIRQGKLLGIENNFIVEIAKSVFDNQNNFAGIYPELDLNKDKILQDLEIEETKFRKTLNNGLRELNKIIDQKKQISSQQAFTLYESFGFPVEMINEELSKYNQQININDFQKLKQAHQDKSRTLSAGKFKSGLADNSNVITQYHTATHMLHAALRLVLGDHVQQSGSNITSERLRFDFTHPEKLNEQQLLHISDIVNQKINESLPVTCQIMLFSEAQKIGSLAFFGTKYPEKVSVYTVGDYTNYFSREVCTGPHVKNTSELGIFEIIKEESSGSGKRRIYAVLKI from the coding sequence ATGAACGCGCAGGATCTAAAGAATAAATTTGTCGCTTTTTTTGTCGACAAAAATCACAAAGAGATCCCGTCTTCCAGGCTAGTGCCCGAAAACGACCCCACCACCCTGTTTGTTTCTGCCGGTATTCAGCCTCTTGTCCCCTATTTTTTAGGGAAAGAGCATCCCAGTGGCAGTCGCTTGGTTAATGTCCAAAAATGTGTCCGCACTGGTGACATTGAAGAAGTTGGTGATCCTATTCATCACACTTTTTTTGAAATGTTAGGCAATTGGTCTTTAGGAGACTATTTTAAAGATGAAATGATTCCTTGGAGCTTTGTATTTCTTACGAAAGATTTGAATATTTCTATTAACAATCTGGCTGTTAGTTGCTTTCTTGGTGACAGTGATGCCCCTAAAGATGAAGAAACGGCCAAACTTTGGACAGAACAGGGGGTTCCCCCATCAAGAATTGCTTTTCTCCCAAAATCCAACAACTGGTGGGGCCCTCCGGGTGTCACTGGTCCTTGTGGCACTGATACGGAGATGTTTTATTGGACAGGTAGCGACCCTGCTCCTGATATTTTTAACCCAGAAGACAGTCGATGGGTCGAAATTTGGAATGATGTTTTAATCCAATATTTTAAAAATGATCAGGGCAAATACGAAAAATTAATTCAAAATAATATTGACACCGGCATGGGGGTCGAAAGAACCATAGCGATATTAAATGGATTTGCCGATAACTATCAAACAGATATCTGGCAGCCGATAATCAAAAAAATAGAAGAACTAACAAAGCTCCAATACGGTGATAAAACTGATGACTTTTATATGAAAGATAACAAACAGTGTTGGGTTGATGTTCGAAAGTCAATGCGGATTATCGCCGATCATATCCGCTCGGCTGTATTCATCATGGCTGATGGGGTAGAACCATCCAACAAGGAAAGTGGGTATGTTCTTCGACGTCTAATCCGCCGGGCTATTCGTCAAGGTAAGCTCCTGGGTATAGAAAATAACTTTATCGTTGAAATTGCCAAGTCCGTTTTCGACAATCAAAATAACTTTGCCGGCATTTATCCGGAACTTGATTTAAACAAGGATAAAATTTTGCAGGATCTTGAAATCGAAGAGACAAAATTTAGGAAAACGCTCAATAATGGCCTGAGAGAATTAAACAAAATTATCGACCAGAAAAAGCAAATTAGTAGTCAGCAAGCTTTCACCCTATACGAAAGTTTTGGCTTCCCTGTTGAAATGATAAACGAAGAATTATCAAAATATAACCAACAAATAAATATCAACGACTTTCAGAAGCTAAAACAAGCCCACCAGGACAAATCACGCACCCTGTCTGCCGGAAAATTTAAAAGCGGTTTGGCCGACAATTCTAACGTCATTACTCAGTATCACACTGCCACCCACATGCTCCATGCGGCCCTGAGGCTTGTTTTGGGTGACCATGTCCAACAATCTGGTTCCAACATTACCTCAGAGCGTCTGCGCTTTGATTTTACTCATCCGGAAAAATTAAACGAACAACAACTCCTGCATATCTCTGATATTGTTAATCAAAAGATAAACGAATCCCTCCCTGTAACCTGTCAGATAATGCTGTTTTCCGAAGCTCAAAAAATAGGATCATTAGCATTTTTTGGCACCAAGTATCCGGAAAAAGTCTCCGTCTATACCGTTGGCGACTATACCAACTATTTTTCAAGAGAAGTCTGTACCGGCCCCCACGTCAAAAATACTTCCGAACTCGGGATATTTGAGATTATCAAGGAAGAGTCATCGGGATCAGGCAAGAGAAGGATATATGCTGTCCTAAAAATATAG
- a CDS encoding sortase, with protein sequence MTYLYIKKLPSQKRTKKLSRPKRKFFAITLFIFGIFLFASAILPIIQFQLEYSTKFNQILNPLSTKYYNQSGNILGSATDFTQLDNWFAPDYQGIQTTVTSPVSPGNSVTYSISIPKLKIDRASVALGSMDLKKTLVQYPQTALPGQLGNSVIFGHSVLPQFFNPKSYITIFSTLFRLKQGDEIYVNYDDIQYKYLVEEMFEVQPTDLSVLEQRFDGKYLTLITCSPPGTYLRRLIIKSRIVDI encoded by the coding sequence ATGACATATTTGTATATTAAAAAACTTCCATCCCAAAAAAGAACGAAAAAACTGTCAAGACCAAAAAGGAAGTTTTTTGCCATCACTCTTTTTATTTTTGGGATATTTCTTTTTGCTTCTGCCATCCTGCCTATTATCCAATTCCAACTCGAGTATTCCACCAAGTTTAACCAAATTCTAAATCCTCTTTCAACCAAATATTACAACCAATCGGGTAATATTCTTGGCAGCGCGACCGATTTCACCCAATTAGATAACTGGTTTGCCCCAGACTATCAGGGAATCCAAACGACAGTTACCTCGCCGGTTTCACCGGGTAATAGTGTGACCTATTCTATTTCAATCCCAAAATTGAAAATCGACAGAGCCTCAGTTGCTCTTGGTAGTATGGACCTCAAAAAAACCCTTGTCCAATACCCCCAGACTGCTCTCCCTGGACAGCTTGGGAATTCGGTTATTTTCGGCCATTCTGTCCTCCCGCAATTTTTTAATCCAAAGTCTTATATTACAATCTTCTCCACCTTGTTTCGGTTAAAACAGGGAGATGAAATCTATGTTAACTACGACGATATCCAATATAAATATCTGGTTGAGGAAATGTTTGAGGTCCAACCCACAGATCTATCGGTGCTCGAGCAGCGGTTTGACGGAAAGTACCTAACTCTGATTACCTGTAGTCCTCCTGGCACTTATCTTCGGAGGTTAATTATAAAATCCAGGATTGTAGATATTTAA
- the mltG gene encoding endolytic transglycosylase MltG: MKKLVFVITAIVLATTATASGWFFASIKPYSPSDSKQISFVINRGDGLVSIGRRLKTLKIIKDNYSFTLLAYILGLDKKLQAGDFLVSPSLSVGEIIKKLSTAGTHDYWLQIIGGMRNEEIAEKLPDNLPFRPDEFLSYSADKQGHLFPDSYLIPEAYSPEQIVKLIRKNFDTNMIKAKQDATSTDISEEDAIILASLIEREGRSLESKTFIAGILLNRLEANIPLQVDASVQYARDTKKIPQKYWEPLAKRDLQIISPFNTYLNSGLPPSPICNPGFDSIFAVFHPTPSDYLFYITGNDNKMHYAKTLDEHNQNIRNYLN, from the coding sequence ATGAAGAAACTCGTTTTCGTCATAACCGCAATAGTCCTCGCAACCACAGCTACCGCCTCGGGATGGTTTTTTGCAAGCATTAAGCCATATTCACCGTCAGATAGCAAACAAATTAGTTTCGTCATCAACAGAGGAGACGGGTTGGTATCAATCGGTCGTCGGCTTAAGACTCTAAAGATTATCAAAGACAATTACTCCTTTACTCTTTTGGCCTATATTCTGGGGCTTGATAAAAAATTACAAGCCGGAGATTTTCTTGTCTCACCCTCCTTATCCGTCGGAGAGATTATTAAAAAACTCTCGACGGCAGGCACCCACGACTACTGGCTTCAAATAATCGGCGGTATGAGAAACGAGGAAATAGCCGAAAAATTACCCGATAATTTACCTTTTCGCCCAGATGAGTTTTTAAGCTACTCGGCTGATAAACAAGGACATCTTTTCCCCGACAGTTATCTTATTCCTGAAGCCTACTCCCCCGAACAGATCGTCAAACTTATTAGAAAAAATTTTGACACTAATATGATAAAAGCCAAACAGGATGCTACGAGCACCGATATCTCCGAAGAAGATGCCATTATTCTTGCTTCCCTTATTGAAAGAGAAGGCCGATCTCTGGAATCAAAAACATTCATCGCCGGGATTTTATTAAACCGATTGGAAGCCAATATCCCGCTTCAAGTTGATGCCTCAGTTCAATACGCCAGAGATACCAAAAAAATCCCTCAAAAATACTGGGAACCGCTCGCAAAAAGGGACCTCCAAATTATTTCTCCATTCAATACCTACCTAAACAGTGGTCTCCCTCCATCCCCCATATGTAATCCGGGATTTGACTCAATTTTTGCAGTTTTTCATCCCACCCCATCTGATTATCTTTTTTATATCACCGGCAACGACAATAAAATGCATTACGCCAAAACTCTCGACGAACACAACCAAAATATCCGAAACTATCTAAATTAA
- the ruvX gene encoding Holliday junction resolvase RuvX, with translation MNILGIDYGLKRIGLAISISGIISPLAVIQNDTKTLIQIKKIINQNRVEKIYIGISEGNFAVKTHQFVKYLKTMINLPIETVEEAVSTIEADAIYLANKNKKSDYKKSIDSVAAAVILRRVID, from the coding sequence ATGAACATACTAGGAATTGATTACGGTCTAAAAAGAATTGGTTTAGCCATTTCGATTAGCGGTATTATTTCCCCGCTTGCAGTAATTCAAAACGACACAAAGACGCTAATCCAAATTAAAAAAATTATCAACCAAAATCGGGTTGAAAAAATATATATTGGTATCTCTGAGGGTAATTTCGCTGTCAAAACTCACCAGTTTGTTAAATACCTCAAGACCATGATAAACTTACCAATAGAGACGGTTGAAGAAGCAGTTTCGACAATCGAAGCAGACGCAATCTATTTAGCAAATAAGAACAAAAAAAGCGACTACAAAAAAAGCATTGATTCCGTCGCTGCGGCCGTTATCTTAAGAAGAGTTATTGATTAA
- a CDS encoding MiaB/RimO family radical SAM methylthiotransferase codes for MKRPINPRLFIKTFGCIQNSADSERILAFYWEKGYRLASDWKEADLVLINTCIIRESAENRAYGLINLVNKWNKKYDKKIQICVTGCLVGKSVRQKNGRGLLSLQKRFPAVSGFLPIDKISYKIEPLRDKNRAALIPISSGCNNYCSYCIVPTSRGKEISRDFQEILEEVDKSITNGFREIVLIGQNVNSYGTDLIDSDKFVSMGKNRLKTLFPKLLSEIAQKPLDKISFISSNPWDFDDKLIEVIAKNKNIDRLLHLPLQSGDDEILTKMNRGYTADEYLKLVSKIREKVADVRFSTDIIVGFPGESERAFENTKSVCEKVGFEIAYINKYSPRKGTVSADLYPNDIPQAEKKRRWDVLNKLINTKG; via the coding sequence GTGAAACGACCGATAAATCCACGCCTTTTTATCAAAACTTTCGGGTGTATCCAAAATAGTGCGGACTCGGAGAGGATTTTGGCTTTTTATTGGGAAAAGGGATATAGACTTGCAAGTGATTGGAAAGAGGCCGATTTAGTTCTTATAAACACATGTATTATCCGAGAATCAGCGGAAAATAGGGCCTATGGGCTGATTAATCTGGTAAATAAGTGGAACAAAAAGTACGACAAAAAAATTCAAATATGTGTGACCGGTTGTCTGGTCGGGAAGTCCGTTCGGCAGAAAAACGGTAGGGGCCTTTTGAGTTTACAAAAACGCTTCCCGGCGGTTTCCGGTTTTCTACCAATTGATAAGATCAGCTACAAAATAGAGCCGCTGAGAGATAAGAATCGGGCAGCTTTGATCCCCATAAGTTCAGGATGTAATAATTATTGTTCGTATTGTATTGTCCCGACTTCCCGGGGAAAAGAAATTTCCAGAGATTTTCAGGAAATTTTAGAAGAAGTTGATAAATCAATCACAAACGGTTTTAGGGAAATTGTGCTGATAGGTCAAAATGTAAATTCATACGGAACAGACCTGATTGATTCAGATAAATTTGTTTCGATGGGGAAAAACAGATTAAAGACTTTGTTTCCAAAATTATTGTCGGAAATTGCACAGAAACCGCTCGACAAGATTTCATTTATTAGTAGTAACCCATGGGATTTTGATGACAAGCTGATTGAGGTAATAGCAAAGAATAAAAATATTGACAGGTTGCTTCACTTACCTTTGCAGTCGGGAGATGACGAAATTTTGACAAAAATGAACCGGGGTTATACGGCCGATGAGTATTTGAAATTGGTTTCAAAGATAAGGGAGAAGGTGGCGGATGTTCGGTTTAGTACGGATATAATCGTGGGTTTCCCGGGAGAAAGCGAGAGGGCTTTTGAAAATACTAAAAGTGTATGTGAGAAGGTAGGTTTTGAGATAGCGTATATTAATAAGTATTCCCCCCGGAAAGGGACGGTGTCGGCGGATCTTTACCCTAATGATATTCCGCAAGCGGAGAAAAAAAGAAGGTGGGACGTATTGAATAAGCTAATAAATACTAAAGGCTAG
- a CDS encoding DNA-directed RNA polymerase subunit beta translates to MGSAKRINWGKNYPNLPKLDLIQIQKESWGNFLEKELKETIKSISPITDYTGNNWKLDLGDLTFDPITVSPEVTKKKGLNYTVPVRIKATLTNKRTGDIREEDVFFLNLPTMTQEGTFIINGIERGVINQLVRSPGIYFTGENDAATGKILYNAEIRPVRGSWLEFFIGKKDVIFARIDRKKKFPATIILRAACSMSDKQLVSEFSDYINHTIQADPSKNSEEAILEFYRKLRPGEPVVLENAEKFFQERFFDIKTYELGNVGRYKINKKFRFNFDDLNKDNWVLRKEDLIATIKYLIQLQKGEVTRLDDIDSLANRRLRRCGEIISQVAIRPALARFERMVKERMSLIPTKDKPVPSQMINPQPLISSLNTFFRSNQLSAILDQTNPLAELDLLRRVTVVGVGGLTRERAAFSIRDVHSSQYGRICAVRSPEGPNIGLVSYLALYAKVNKYGFIEAPFRKVEKDKKGYKISDLPTYLDADDEYNTHITHLGVKITDQGYIGQDWAPIRYQGEFIEGPADSIEYIDLVPNEIVGSSASLIPFVDHDDATRALMGSHMQTQAVPLISTDSPYVGTGMESIIATSMGRTVLANHSGIVTFVDGSKVIVSLDKKADQNENNDHSEISRDGKTETYHVGKFERTSPYGTCYNQHVVVDIGDKIKKGDLVIDGPSTKNGELSIGKNLLVAYASIDGLGYEDSLLISDRLVKEDILTNVQIYEYKADVVETKLGSEELTKDIPNVSEVELSKLTDDGIVMIGATVGPNDILVGKVEPRGEKELSAEERLLRAIFGEKAREVKDTSLRVPNGEGGVVIKVDILDKINGDELDPGVNKVVKVYVAQIRRIQEGDKIAGRHGNKGVISRILPEYDMPRLADGTPIDLVMSPLSVIARMNLGQILETTLAHAGFKLNRKYDVPVFEKYSEDQIGKELSQAGLASNGKIQLYDGRTGLEYDQQSVVGIGYILKLVHMVDDKVHSRSTGPYSLVTQQPLGGKARMGGQRLGEMEVWALEAHQAAHTLQEMLTIKSDDIEGRTHAFQSIIKGMPIPEPAIPESFKVLTKELSGLGLDISPVGLKEPAIIEEEIPAISPKQSKLLEAKEAKNELLEDEKEEN, encoded by the coding sequence ATGGGTTCCGCAAAAAGAATAAATTGGGGTAAAAATTATCCTAACCTTCCGAAGCTTGATTTAATACAAATTCAAAAAGAATCATGGGGCAACTTTCTTGAAAAAGAGCTCAAAGAAACCATCAAATCCATTTCACCAATCACCGACTACACGGGAAACAACTGGAAGCTTGATTTGGGTGATCTGACATTTGATCCTATTACTGTTTCTCCTGAAGTTACCAAGAAAAAAGGTCTCAACTATACCGTCCCCGTTAGGATCAAAGCCACTTTAACCAATAAGAGAACCGGCGACATACGAGAAGAAGACGTTTTCTTTTTAAATCTCCCCACCATGACCCAGGAGGGGACATTTATTATTAACGGTATAGAGCGGGGTGTTATCAACCAATTAGTTCGCTCACCCGGGATCTATTTTACCGGAGAAAACGACGCAGCCACCGGAAAAATACTTTACAATGCAGAAATTCGCCCGGTTCGGGGTTCATGGTTGGAATTTTTTATCGGCAAAAAAGATGTAATTTTTGCCAGGATTGATAGAAAAAAGAAATTTCCCGCCACAATAATTTTAAGAGCCGCCTGCAGCATGTCAGATAAGCAGCTTGTAAGTGAATTTTCCGACTATATCAACCACACAATTCAGGCTGATCCCTCAAAGAATTCCGAAGAAGCAATTCTTGAATTCTATCGTAAATTACGTCCGGGAGAGCCGGTGGTTCTGGAAAACGCCGAGAAATTTTTTCAGGAAAGATTTTTTGACATAAAGACCTATGAACTTGGAAATGTCGGCCGCTATAAAATTAATAAGAAATTCAGGTTTAACTTTGATGACTTAAACAAAGATAACTGGGTTTTACGGAAAGAAGACCTTATCGCCACCATTAAGTATCTTATTCAGCTCCAAAAGGGTGAAGTTACCAGGCTAGACGATATTGACAGTTTAGCAAATCGTCGCCTAAGAAGATGCGGTGAAATAATTTCCCAAGTAGCTATTCGCCCGGCTCTGGCCAGATTTGAAAGAATGGTTAAGGAAAGAATGAGTTTAATTCCCACCAAAGATAAGCCGGTTCCTTCTCAGATGATCAATCCTCAACCCCTTATTTCGTCACTTAATACATTTTTTAGATCAAATCAATTATCGGCAATTCTTGATCAGACTAACCCTCTGGCGGAATTGGATCTCCTAAGAAGGGTAACTGTTGTGGGCGTCGGCGGATTAACCAGAGAGCGTGCTGCCTTCTCTATCCGTGATGTTCACAGTTCTCAATACGGTCGGATCTGTGCCGTTCGTTCCCCGGAAGGCCCGAATATCGGATTAGTTTCCTATTTGGCTTTATATGCCAAAGTCAACAAGTACGGCTTTATTGAAGCTCCGTTCCGAAAAGTAGAAAAAGACAAAAAGGGCTACAAAATTTCTGATTTACCCACCTATCTTGATGCTGATGATGAATACAATACTCATATAACCCATCTTGGAGTCAAAATTACCGATCAAGGTTATATTGGGCAGGATTGGGCCCCGATTAGATATCAGGGTGAATTTATCGAGGGCCCCGCAGATTCGATCGAATACATTGATCTCGTCCCCAATGAAATTGTCGGATCTTCCGCCTCATTAATCCCTTTCGTCGATCACGACGATGCCACCAGGGCACTAATGGGTTCGCACATGCAGACCCAGGCAGTTCCTCTAATCTCAACCGACTCCCCCTATGTCGGTACCGGGATGGAATCAATCATCGCCACCTCAATGGGAAGAACAGTATTAGCCAACCATTCGGGTATAGTTACTTTTGTTGATGGTTCAAAAGTTATCGTTTCGCTTGACAAAAAAGCCGACCAGAATGAAAATAATGATCATAGCGAAATTAGTCGTGATGGAAAGACTGAAACGTACCATGTAGGTAAGTTTGAAAGAACTTCACCGTATGGTACTTGTTACAATCAGCACGTTGTCGTGGACATCGGAGACAAGATTAAAAAAGGTGATTTAGTTATCGACGGTCCCTCAACCAAAAACGGAGAATTATCTATCGGCAAGAACTTATTAGTTGCTTATGCCTCAATCGATGGTCTTGGCTACGAGGATTCTTTACTCATATCAGACCGGCTAGTGAAAGAAGATATCCTCACCAATGTTCAAATATATGAGTACAAAGCAGATGTTGTCGAAACAAAACTCGGATCAGAGGAGCTCACAAAAGATATCCCAAATGTTTCTGAAGTTGAGCTCTCAAAACTGACTGACGATGGAATTGTAATGATTGGCGCCACAGTTGGTCCAAACGATATTCTGGTCGGAAAAGTTGAGCCGAGAGGAGAAAAAGAACTTTCAGCCGAAGAGAGATTATTACGCGCGATTTTCGGTGAAAAGGCCCGAGAAGTGAAAGACACCTCCCTTCGTGTCCCAAACGGTGAAGGCGGAGTGGTCATAAAGGTAGATATCTTGGACAAAATAAACGGTGATGAACTGGACCCGGGCGTAAATAAGGTGGTAAAGGTATATGTCGCTCAAATAAGAAGAATTCAGGAGGGAGACAAAATTGCCGGAAGACATGGAAACAAAGGAGTAATTTCTCGTATTCTTCCCGAATATGATATGCCCAGGCTCGCCGACGGTACTCCCATTGATTTGGTTATGTCACCTCTGTCCGTTATCGCCCGTATGAACTTGGGACAGATTCTCGAAACCACTTTAGCTCATGCCGGATTTAAACTCAACCGTAAATACGATGTTCCGGTTTTCGAAAAATACTCTGAAGATCAAATCGGTAAAGAATTAAGTCAAGCTGGATTAGCCTCAAATGGCAAAATCCAACTTTATGATGGCCGTACCGGCTTAGAATACGATCAACAAAGTGTCGTGGGGATAGGATACATTCTCAAGTTGGTTCACATGGTAGACGACAAAGTTCATTCCCGATCAACCGGTCCTTACTCTCTTGTCACCCAACAACCTCTCGGCGGTAAAGCCAGAATGGGTGGTCAACGACTTGGGGAGATGGAAGTTTGGGCTTTGGAAGCCCACCAAGCTGCCCATACCCTCCAGGAAATGCTTACCATTAAGTCCGACGACATAGAAGGGCGTACCCACGCCTTCCAGTCCATCATCAAAGGAATGCCGATTCCCGAACCGGCCATTCCGGAATCTTTTAAGGTATTAACAAAAGAACTTTCCGGTCTCGGTCTGGACATTTCTCCAGTAGGGCTAAAAGAGCCAGCAATCATCGAAGAGGAAATACCCGCTATTTCACCGAAGCAATCCAAACTACTCGAGGCAAAAGAAGCAAAAAATGAACTGTTAGAAGACGAAAAGGAGGAAAACTAA